The Haloarcula pelagica genome includes a region encoding these proteins:
- a CDS encoding DUF7260 family protein yields the protein MVQTTLPGGPRQYLRIFRHHVVEPISDAQSRVSREREEVAAERSAFESFRTAVSDLRPATATPSNRQRSVVSGDDCLNQVERLADAFESTVMSVPHYEAVYGESLSEHMLAELGDFTAAVVDSSTSTVTPHQRSALLTAVDCAIDDRTAYADVLDEEATALATAGSAIKEIVESLDDVIIQDWYKEEFEVRLDEIVRDRQSVIHSRISPSPVDGRSLCMHLYADQPWTFPVLTAVTRLHDAVVVE from the coding sequence ATGGTCCAGACTACCCTCCCCGGCGGCCCACGGCAGTATCTCAGGATCTTCAGACACCACGTTGTAGAGCCGATATCGGACGCACAGAGCAGAGTCTCCCGGGAGCGCGAGGAGGTCGCCGCCGAGCGATCGGCCTTCGAATCGTTCAGGACAGCCGTCTCTGACCTCCGTCCCGCCACGGCGACGCCATCGAACCGACAGCGGTCCGTGGTCAGCGGTGATGACTGTCTCAATCAGGTTGAGCGCCTGGCCGATGCCTTCGAATCGACCGTGATGAGTGTCCCACACTACGAGGCGGTCTACGGCGAGTCGCTGTCAGAGCACATGCTCGCCGAACTTGGCGACTTCACCGCGGCAGTAGTCGACTCATCCACGAGCACGGTCACGCCACACCAACGCTCGGCCCTGCTGACCGCCGTCGATTGCGCGATCGACGATCGGACTGCCTACGCCGACGTGCTCGACGAGGAAGCCACCGCGCTCGCGACAGCTGGCAGTGCCATCAAAGAGATCGTCGAATCCCTCGACGACGTGATCATCCAGGACTGGTACAAAGAGGAATTCGAAGTCCGACTCGACGAGATCGTCCGGGACCGACAGTCGGTGATCCACAGTCGGATCTCCCCGTCACCGGTCGACGGCCGTTCGCTTTGTATGCACCTCTATGCCGATCAGCCCTGGACGTTCCCGGTTCTGACCGCCGTCACCCGGTTGCACGACGCCGTCGTAGTCGAGTGA